A DNA window from Methylocystis heyeri contains the following coding sequences:
- a CDS encoding glycosyltransferase family 4 protein has translation MSAAPTPTADEKDEQIRLLRYQLDFQRAELLHLTHERDRMVYSAAWLVFRPLRGLEAKLVDAVGGLFKKKALQRGVAGAGPASAPESPVRHAPAARLLVDVTGAVKRDAGTGIQRVVKKVVEALYGGERYEIPAIAVRSVEGRLFSAHAYAASLAGKAPIAPDQEIDIRPGDRFFMLSDSWNAFEELAPLFARIRAEGGEVISCIFDLIPELHPHACHEVTPPLYDAWLRKALLESDGFLAISRTVAQELADFVKSRGLPHRPGLKIGWFHCGCDIASGGDAPIAPQIKEATAGSCPAFLCVSTIEPRKGQRVALRAFEKLWGEGVEARLVFVGRRGWFDEAIAYELENHPEKGRRLFWFGDAGDADLAYLYDHARALVLPSFAEGFGLPIVEAAWRGRPVLCSDIPVFREVGGEGAIYFRVNDPEALAGRVEDFLAGRIAGDPTRVLRASWADAARRITEVVARDDWSDRLS, from the coding sequence ATGAGCGCCGCGCCGACGCCGACCGCCGACGAAAAAGACGAACAGATCAGGCTGCTGCGATATCAGCTCGACTTTCAGCGCGCGGAACTGCTCCATCTGACGCATGAACGGGACAGAATGGTCTATTCCGCGGCCTGGCTCGTCTTCAGGCCGCTTCGCGGTTTAGAGGCGAAGCTGGTCGATGCTGTCGGCGGGCTGTTCAAGAAAAAGGCGCTGCAGCGGGGCGTGGCGGGCGCCGGCCCCGCGTCGGCGCCCGAATCCCCGGTCCGGCATGCGCCGGCGGCCCGCCTTCTCGTCGACGTCACCGGCGCCGTCAAGCGCGACGCCGGAACCGGCATCCAGCGCGTGGTGAAGAAGGTCGTGGAAGCGCTCTATGGCGGCGAGCGCTACGAGATCCCGGCCATCGCGGTGCGCAGCGTCGAGGGTCGCCTGTTCTCGGCCCACGCCTACGCCGCCTCGCTGGCGGGGAAGGCCCCGATCGCGCCCGACCAAGAAATCGACATCCGTCCGGGCGATCGTTTCTTCATGCTGTCGGACAGCTGGAACGCCTTCGAGGAGCTTGCGCCTTTGTTCGCCCGCATCAGGGCCGAAGGCGGCGAGGTGATCTCCTGCATTTTCGATCTCATCCCCGAACTCCATCCGCACGCCTGCCATGAAGTGACGCCGCCGCTCTACGACGCCTGGCTGCGCAAGGCGCTTTTGGAGAGCGACGGCTTTCTCGCCATATCGAGAACCGTGGCGCAGGAGCTCGCCGATTTCGTGAAATCGCGCGGCCTCCCGCACCGGCCGGGCCTCAAGATCGGCTGGTTCCATTGCGGATGCGACATCGCATCCGGCGGCGACGCCCCGATCGCTCCGCAGATCAAAGAGGCGACCGCGGGGTCCTGCCCCGCGTTCCTGTGCGTTTCCACCATCGAGCCCCGCAAGGGCCAGCGCGTGGCGCTGCGGGCGTTCGAGAAGCTTTGGGGAGAGGGCGTCGAGGCGCGGCTCGTCTTCGTCGGCCGGCGCGGCTGGTTCGACGAGGCCATCGCCTATGAACTCGAAAACCATCCCGAGAAAGGCCGGCGCCTGTTCTGGTTCGGCGACGCCGGCGACGCCGATCTCGCCTATCTCTACGACCATGCGCGCGCTTTGGTGCTGCCGTCCTTCGCCGAGGGCTTCGGCCTGCCGATAGTCGAGGCCGCCTGGCGCGGCAGGCCGGTGCTCTGCAGCGACATTCCGGTGTTCCGGGAGGTCGGCGGCGAAGGCGCGATCTATTTCCGGGTCAACGACCCGGAGGCTCTCGCCGGGCGGGTCGAGGATTTCCTCGCCGGAAGGATCGCGGGCGATCCGACCAGGGTGCTGCGGGCGAGCTGGGCGGACGCGGCCCGGCGCATAACCGAGGTCGTCGCCAGAGACGACTGGAGCGACCGCCTGTCCTGA
- a CDS encoding YidB family protein, which yields MGLLDGIIGGVIGAEALSLVKGYVDKHGGLDGVVAEFEKSGYGQQVKSWIGTGQNLPVSAEDVKKILGSEKIKELAAATGIPVDKAAEYLAEHLPTAVDKSTPDGTLPPK from the coding sequence ATGGGCTTGCTTGATGGAATTATCGGCGGCGTGATCGGCGCCGAAGCCTTGTCTCTGGTCAAGGGATATGTCGACAAACACGGCGGTCTCGACGGCGTGGTCGCCGAATTCGAAAAATCCGGCTATGGACAGCAGGTGAAATCCTGGATCGGGACCGGTCAAAATCTGCCGGTGTCCGCCGAGGACGTGAAAAAAATCCTCGGCTCCGAGAAGATCAAGGAATTGGCGGCCGCCACCGGCATCCCGGTCGACAAGGCCGCCGAATATCTCGCCGAGCACCTTCCGACCGCAGTCGATAAATCCACCCCCGACGGAACCCTGCCGCCGAAGTAA
- a CDS encoding adenosine kinase, protein MAETIDVLGIGNAIVDTLSPAQDDALVRAGLHKGAMQLVDEARAAELYAAMGPTTIASGGSAANTMAGLASLGARTAFVGKVKDDEAGREFAHDIRKAGVSFDTPFAADGAATARCLIFVTPDGQRTMNTFLGACQALGPQDIDENLAAKAKVLYMEGYLWDPPGAKAAFLEAAKISRAHGRKVALSLSDAFCVDRYRDEFLGLIRDHVVDIVFANESELHSLYQTADFDTALKALQAEKDLLGVVTRSAQGVVVAQGASVVSAPAFPVEEVVDTTGAGDLFAAGFLAGYTRDMSHARSAALGALAAAEIISHYGARPLKDLAQLARDNGLLG, encoded by the coding sequence ATGGCTGAAACAATCGACGTGCTCGGCATCGGAAACGCCATTGTCGACACCCTTTCTCCCGCTCAGGACGACGCGCTGGTGCGGGCGGGGCTGCACAAGGGCGCCATGCAACTGGTCGACGAGGCCCGGGCCGCCGAGCTCTACGCCGCCATGGGCCCGACCACGATCGCCTCGGGAGGCTCCGCCGCCAACACGATGGCGGGCCTCGCCAGCCTCGGCGCCCGCACCGCCTTCGTCGGCAAGGTCAAGGACGACGAAGCCGGCCGCGAATTCGCCCATGACATCCGCAAGGCGGGCGTGAGCTTCGATACGCCTTTCGCGGCCGACGGCGCCGCCACCGCGCGCTGCCTGATCTTCGTCACGCCCGACGGCCAGAGGACGATGAACACTTTCCTCGGCGCCTGTCAGGCGCTCGGGCCGCAGGACATCGACGAAAATCTCGCGGCCAAAGCCAAGGTTCTCTACATGGAGGGCTATCTCTGGGATCCGCCGGGCGCCAAGGCCGCCTTTCTCGAGGCGGCGAAGATCAGCCGCGCCCATGGCCGCAAGGTGGCGCTCAGCCTCTCCGACGCCTTTTGCGTCGATCGCTACCGCGACGAGTTTCTCGGCCTCATCCGCGACCACGTGGTCGATATCGTGTTCGCCAATGAAAGCGAGCTGCATTCGCTCTACCAGACCGCGGATTTCGACACCGCGCTGAAAGCGCTGCAGGCCGAGAAAGACCTGCTCGGCGTCGTGACCCGCTCGGCGCAGGGCGTCGTGGTGGCGCAGGGAGCGAGCGTGGTTTCGGCTCCGGCTTTCCCGGTCGAGGAAGTGGTCGACACCACCGGCGCAGGCGATCTCTTCGCCGCCGGCTTCCTCGCCGGCTATACAAGGGATATGTCCCATGCGAGAAGCGCCGCGCTCGGCGCGCTGGCGGCGGCGGAGATCATCTCCCACTATGGCGCGCGGCCGCTGAAGGACCTCGCGCAGCTCGCCCGCGACAACGGGCTGCTCGGCTAA
- a CDS encoding outer membrane protein, giving the protein MALKILRARMTALAALLGAFVAPAAMAADMPFLSEPAPEPVNQQPLEFGSGWYLRGDVGYSNMALPAVFADFANSIGRTGAVTGGVGAGYQYNNWLRTDFTIDRGVFQPQRTGAQTWCPYGNVVVDQTTSLPLGYAYSPSQTCTPLLKADLNRTSFLANAYVDLGNWWGLTPYIGAGLGLSYLQMSGSDVWYNSATGAVWSADLGQNGVPWIWKGGIPPYGFAWGTTNSHANYLQKKSWKFAWNVMAGVSYDISQNLKIDVHYRLLDAGSYTSFPNSITGAGGGTKDLISQEVRLGFRLVAD; this is encoded by the coding sequence ATGGCTTTGAAGATTCTCCGCGCCCGCATGACCGCACTGGCGGCGCTTCTCGGCGCGTTCGTCGCTCCGGCCGCGATGGCCGCGGACATGCCCTTCCTCTCGGAGCCGGCGCCGGAACCGGTCAATCAGCAGCCGCTGGAATTCGGTTCGGGCTGGTATCTGCGCGGCGACGTCGGCTATTCCAACATGGCCCTTCCCGCGGTGTTCGCGGATTTTGCGAATTCGATCGGCCGCACCGGCGCGGTCACGGGCGGCGTGGGCGCCGGCTATCAATACAACAACTGGCTCCGCACCGATTTCACCATCGACCGGGGCGTGTTCCAGCCCCAGAGAACCGGGGCGCAGACATGGTGTCCCTATGGCAATGTGGTGGTTGACCAGACCACCAGCCTGCCGTTGGGGTATGCCTATAGTCCTAGCCAAACCTGCACGCCCTTGCTGAAGGCCGATCTCAATCGCACCTCTTTCCTCGCCAACGCCTATGTCGATCTCGGCAATTGGTGGGGATTGACGCCCTATATCGGCGCCGGCCTCGGCCTGTCCTATCTGCAGATGAGCGGCAGCGACGTCTGGTATAATTCCGCGACCGGCGCAGTCTGGTCAGCCGATCTCGGTCAAAATGGCGTGCCGTGGATCTGGAAAGGCGGCATCCCGCCCTACGGCTTTGCCTGGGGAACCACGAACTCGCACGCCAACTATCTGCAGAAGAAATCCTGGAAATTCGCCTGGAACGTCATGGCGGGCGTGAGCTACGATATCTCCCAGAATCTGAAGATCGACGTGCATTACCGCCTGCTCGACGCCGGCAGCTACACCAGCTTCCCCAACTCGATCACGGGCGCCGGCGGCGGCACCAAGGACCTCATCTCGCAGGAAGTGCGTCTCGGCTTCCGTCTCGTCGCCGACTGA
- a CDS encoding bactofilin family protein, with translation MKEFRPEEKNVVHIGEGASLSGKVEAEDIVVVDGAVEGEISCSRLIVGPSGVVTGSISVSEADIYGKIGEDITVRGLLIVRSSGRVEGKWVYGEIEVEKGGVLSGVAEAAEIRAETKPASSRPPVGKPEFVADIEEDEAPAQGGDRVASLTSRALLRRRRA, from the coding sequence ATGAAGGAATTCAGGCCGGAAGAAAAGAACGTCGTCCACATAGGCGAAGGCGCTTCGCTGAGCGGAAAGGTGGAGGCGGAGGATATCGTCGTCGTCGACGGCGCCGTCGAGGGGGAAATCTCCTGCAGCCGGCTGATCGTAGGGCCGTCGGGCGTCGTAACGGGTTCGATTTCCGTTTCCGAAGCCGACATCTACGGCAAGATCGGCGAGGATATCACCGTGCGGGGATTGCTGATCGTCAGATCCTCCGGACGCGTCGAAGGCAAGTGGGTTTACGGCGAGATCGAAGTCGAAAAGGGCGGCGTGCTTTCGGGGGTGGCGGAGGCGGCGGAAATTCGCGCTGAAACAAAACCCGCTTCCTCTCGCCCGCCGGTCGGCAAACCCGAATTCGTCGCTGACATCGAAGAGGACGAAGCTCCCGCGCAGGGCGGCGACCGTGTCGCGAGCCTGACCAGCCGGGCTCTGCTGCGACGCAGGAGAGCCTGA
- a CDS encoding YebC/PmpR family DNA-binding transcriptional regulator: protein MAGHSQFKNIMHKKGKQDAIRSKLFSKFAREITVAAKMGLPDPNMNARLRAAVLAARAENMPKDNIERAIKKASGADAENYDEVRYEGYAPGGVALIVEALTDNRNRTAGEVRSYFTKAGGSLAETGAVSFMFDRVGQIEFDRKAASEDAMMEAAIEAGADDVSSNEETHEIVTSVESLRDVAKALEEKFGDSRKAALIWRPQNTIAVDDEAGEKILRLIGSLEDNDDVQNVYVNAEFSDALVAKMSA, encoded by the coding sequence ATGGCGGGACATAGTCAGTTCAAAAACATCATGCACAAGAAGGGCAAGCAGGACGCGATCCGCTCCAAGCTCTTCTCCAAGTTCGCCCGCGAAATCACCGTTGCGGCCAAAATGGGCCTGCCGGACCCCAATATGAACGCGCGCCTGCGCGCGGCGGTTCTCGCGGCCCGCGCGGAGAACATGCCCAAGGACAATATCGAGCGCGCCATCAAGAAAGCCTCCGGCGCGGACGCCGAGAACTACGACGAAGTGCGCTACGAGGGCTATGCGCCCGGCGGCGTGGCGTTGATCGTCGAGGCTTTGACCGACAACCGCAACCGCACCGCGGGCGAAGTGCGTTCATACTTCACCAAAGCCGGGGGATCGCTGGCGGAGACCGGCGCGGTGTCCTTCATGTTCGATCGCGTCGGCCAGATCGAATTCGACCGCAAGGCCGCCTCCGAGGACGCCATGATGGAGGCCGCCATCGAGGCCGGCGCCGACGACGTCTCCTCGAACGAGGAAACCCACGAGATCGTCACCTCGGTCGAAAGCCTTCGCGACGTGGCCAAGGCGCTCGAGGAGAAGTTCGGCGACTCGAGGAAAGCTGCGCTGATCTGGCGGCCTCAGAACACGATCGCGGTCGACGACGAAGCCGGCGAGAAAATCCTGCGTCTGATCGGCTCGCTCGAGGACAACGACGACGTCCAGAACGTCTATGTGAACGCCGAATTCTCGGACGCCCTCGTCGCCAAGATGTCGGCCTGA
- a CDS encoding FKBP-type peptidyl-prolyl cis-trans isomerase yields the protein MKASSRARVFGSAILAAVAGVALGAKAASPIDESKATVTVSGLKIIDTKEGTGEQPRPGQLCKMHYTGWLYANGAKGKKFDSSLDRGQPFEFTLGRGQVIAGWDEGVETMKVGGKRTLIIPPDLGYGARGAGGVIPPNATLIFDVELLGVQ from the coding sequence ATGAAAGCCAGTTCACGCGCGCGGGTTTTTGGCTCCGCGATTCTAGCGGCCGTGGCCGGCGTGGCGCTCGGCGCCAAGGCCGCTTCGCCGATCGACGAGAGCAAGGCGACCGTCACCGTCAGCGGGCTCAAGATCATCGACACCAAGGAAGGAACCGGCGAGCAGCCGAGGCCCGGCCAGCTCTGCAAGATGCATTATACCGGCTGGCTCTATGCCAACGGCGCCAAGGGCAAGAAATTCGACAGCTCGCTCGATCGCGGCCAGCCTTTCGAGTTCACGCTGGGGCGCGGCCAGGTCATCGCCGGCTGGGACGAGGGCGTCGAGACCATGAAGGTCGGCGGCAAGCGCACGCTGATCATTCCGCCGGATCTCGGCTATGGCGCGCGCGGCGCCGGCGGCGTCATCCCGCCCAACGCCACGCTGATCTTCGACGTCGAGCTCCTGGGCGTGCAGTAA
- a CDS encoding DegQ family serine endoprotease, with product MPPIQRIAASAALMAALGFFVLAPVMSAPVFAQAAPASERTAPQSRTEILLSFAPVAKKAQPAVVNVFASRVEKMPTNPLFDDPIFRRFFGEGGGPSGRNTAQSLGSGVIVDPSGLVVTNHHVIEGMTDVKVSLSDKREIPAKILLRDPRTDLAVLKLAEGDNFPVMELGDSDAIEVGDLALAIGNPFGVGQTVTQGIVSALARTQVGISDYGFFIQTDAAINPGNSGGPLVDMNGRVIGINSAIFSKSGGSVGIGFAIPVNMVKIVIAAAKGGGKQVRRPWLGATLQALSREIAENLGLERPSGALLADIDAKGPAADAGLKRGDVIVSVDGQAADDPEAVGYRLATKPVGGVASLGVLRGGKKIVAPMKLVAAPEVPARDAIKIKGQSPFAGATVVNISPAVIEELSVQGASSGVVVADIEEGSFAQQLNLQKGDIVIAVNDRKIGATRELDQVANGGRAYYWKITLARGGQVFTTVVGG from the coding sequence ATGCCACCGATTCAGCGAATTGCAGCGAGCGCCGCCCTGATGGCGGCGTTGGGGTTCTTTGTTCTTGCGCCCGTTATGTCGGCTCCCGTCTTCGCGCAGGCGGCGCCCGCGTCGGAACGGACGGCGCCGCAATCGCGCACCGAGATTCTCCTTTCCTTCGCTCCGGTCGCCAAAAAGGCGCAGCCCGCCGTCGTGAACGTCTTTGCCTCGCGGGTCGAGAAAATGCCCACCAATCCACTGTTCGACGATCCGATCTTCCGCCGCTTCTTCGGCGAGGGCGGAGGACCCTCCGGCCGCAACACGGCGCAGTCGCTCGGCTCCGGCGTCATCGTCGATCCTTCGGGACTCGTCGTGACCAACCATCATGTCATCGAAGGGATGACCGACGTCAAAGTCTCCCTCTCCGACAAAAGGGAAATCCCCGCGAAGATTCTGCTGCGCGATCCACGGACCGATCTCGCTGTGCTGAAGCTCGCCGAGGGCGACAATTTTCCGGTCATGGAGCTGGGCGATTCGGACGCCATCGAAGTCGGCGATCTCGCGCTCGCGATCGGCAATCCTTTTGGCGTCGGCCAGACGGTCACCCAGGGCATCGTTTCGGCTCTGGCGCGCACGCAGGTCGGCATTTCCGACTACGGCTTCTTCATTCAGACCGACGCGGCCATCAATCCCGGCAATTCGGGCGGCCCGCTGGTGGACATGAACGGCCGCGTCATCGGCATCAATTCGGCGATCTTCTCGAAATCCGGCGGGTCGGTGGGCATCGGCTTCGCGATCCCCGTCAATATGGTCAAGATCGTCATTGCGGCGGCCAAGGGCGGCGGCAAGCAGGTGCGGCGTCCCTGGCTCGGGGCGACGCTTCAGGCCCTGTCCAGGGAGATCGCCGAGAATCTCGGATTGGAGCGTCCGTCCGGCGCGCTCCTTGCGGACATAGACGCGAAGGGTCCGGCGGCTGATGCGGGTTTGAAGCGCGGCGACGTGATCGTTTCGGTCGACGGCCAGGCCGCCGACGATCCGGAGGCGGTGGGCTACAGGCTCGCCACCAAGCCCGTCGGCGGGGTCGCAAGCCTCGGCGTGCTGCGCGGGGGCAAGAAGATAGTCGCGCCGATGAAGCTCGTCGCCGCGCCCGAGGTTCCGGCCCGCGACGCCATCAAGATAAAAGGGCAGAGTCCCTTTGCCGGGGCGACGGTGGTGAACATCTCGCCCGCAGTGATCGAGGAGCTGTCGGTGCAGGGCGCTTCGTCCGGCGTCGTCGTCGCCGACATCGAGGAAGGCTCCTTTGCGCAGCAGCTCAATCTCCAGAAAGGCGACATCGTGATCGCCGTGAACGACCGCAAGATCGGGGCGACGCGCGAACTCGATCAGGTCGCGAACGGCGGCCGCGCCTATTACTGGAAGATCACCCTCGCCCGCGGCGGACAGGTTTTTACGACGGTGGTGGGGGGATAG
- a CDS encoding DUF1345 domain-containing protein, with protein sequence MTEGISLRRMRSPLLKPFRVLRSRPRLVVCVAIGVVLGLALPHYLRPATRALIAWNAAVLGYLASAFVMIARADQETVRRRARFQDEGRLLILMLAIGAACASMGAIVLELGPVKNMQGWPKALHLGLTVLTVIDSWMFMHLTFAIHYAHEYYDELRANPAKKLEERGGLVFPGGEPPNYVDFLYYAYVIGLASQTADVATTSRSMRMLTAVHGGLAFFYNLAIIGLTVNIASGIV encoded by the coding sequence ATGACGGAAGGGATTTCTCTGAGACGCATGCGTTCGCCGCTGCTGAAGCCCTTCCGGGTGCTGCGCTCGCGGCCCCGGCTCGTCGTCTGTGTCGCCATCGGGGTCGTCCTGGGCCTCGCCCTGCCCCATTATCTGCGCCCTGCGACGAGAGCGCTGATCGCCTGGAACGCCGCCGTTCTCGGCTATCTGGCCTCGGCCTTCGTCATGATCGCGCGCGCCGACCAGGAGACGGTCAGGCGCCGCGCGCGCTTCCAGGACGAGGGCCGCCTCCTGATCCTCATGCTCGCCATAGGCGCGGCCTGCGCGTCGATGGGCGCGATCGTGCTGGAGCTGGGTCCGGTGAAGAACATGCAGGGCTGGCCCAAGGCGCTGCATCTCGGCCTCACCGTGCTGACCGTGATCGACAGCTGGATGTTCATGCATCTGACTTTCGCCATTCATTACGCGCATGAATATTACGACGAGCTGAGAGCCAATCCCGCCAAGAAGCTCGAGGAGCGCGGCGGGCTCGTCTTTCCGGGCGGAGAGCCGCCGAATTATGTGGATTTTCTCTATTACGCCTATGTCATCGGCCTTGCTTCTCAGACCGCGGACGTCGCCACGACCTCGCGCTCCATGCGGATGCTGACGGCGGTCCATGGCGGTCTGGCGTTTTTCTACAATCTCGCCATCATCGGCCTGACGGTCAATATCGCGAGCGGAATCGTCTGA
- a CDS encoding polyprenyl synthetase family protein: MNAEDRADHFIGRLDAAAAAVEQKLDALLAPSTLKGEIERPARLLEAIRYATLGGGKRLRPFLVIESAALFGLSGEGPLRAGCALEMVHCYSLVHDDLPAMDDDDLRRGRPTAHKAFDEATAILAGDALLTYAFDVLADPATHPDAAVRANLVLALARAAGLGGMVGGQALDLAAESAQKPLNQQEILTLQAMKTGALLRFAVDAGAILGAADQRQAATLTRYGAALGAAFQVADDILDAEGDAAALGKRAGKDAERGKATLVGLLGLEAAKARRDALVEEAIAALEETGLGDATATLAEAARFVALRNS, encoded by the coding sequence ATGAACGCCGAAGATCGCGCGGATCACTTCATCGGCCGGCTGGACGCAGCAGCAGCAGCCGTCGAGCAAAAGCTGGACGCCCTGCTCGCGCCGTCGACGCTCAAAGGGGAAATCGAACGGCCCGCCCGTCTGCTGGAAGCGATCCGCTACGCCACTCTCGGCGGCGGCAAGAGGCTGCGTCCCTTTCTGGTGATCGAATCGGCCGCGCTTTTCGGCCTTTCCGGCGAAGGGCCGCTGCGCGCCGGCTGCGCGCTCGAGATGGTGCACTGCTATTCGCTCGTGCATGACGATCTCCCCGCCATGGACGACGACGATCTGCGACGCGGACGCCCCACCGCCCACAAGGCTTTCGACGAGGCCACCGCCATCCTGGCCGGCGACGCCTTGCTGACCTACGCTTTCGATGTGCTGGCCGACCCCGCCACCCACCCCGACGCCGCGGTCAGGGCGAATCTCGTTCTGGCCCTCGCCCGCGCCGCGGGTCTTGGCGGCATGGTCGGCGGACAGGCGCTGGACCTTGCCGCCGAATCCGCGCAAAAACCCCTCAACCAGCAGGAAATCCTGACCCTGCAGGCGATGAAGACGGGGGCCCTGCTACGTTTTGCGGTCGATGCAGGCGCCATTCTCGGCGCCGCCGATCAACGGCAGGCGGCGACGCTTACGCGCTATGGCGCCGCGCTCGGCGCCGCTTTTCAGGTCGCCGACGACATCCTCGACGCCGAGGGAGACGCCGCGGCTTTGGGCAAGCGCGCCGGAAAAGACGCCGAACGCGGCAAGGCGACGCTCGTCGGCCTCTTGGGACTCGAAGCCGCCAAGGCCCGCCGGGACGCTCTGGTCGAGGAGGCGATCGCAGCCCTCGAGGAAACCGGCCTCGGCGACGCCACGGCGACGCTGGCGGAGGCCGCGCGTTTCGTGGCGCTTCGCAACAGCTGA
- the gmd gene encoding GDP-mannose 4,6-dehydratase: MSKRALITGITGQDGAYLSQLLLEKGYEVHGVIRRSSHRGVEDHRLRWLGVAHKVKLHDGDLGDLSSLLRIVQDTRPDEIYNLAAQSFVASSWRQPVLTANITAVGVTNMLEAMRIEAPQARFYQASSSEMYGLIQEPMQRETTPFYPRSPYAVAKLYGHWITVNYRESFGLHASSGILFNHESPLRGIEFVTRKVSDGVARIKLGLAQELRLGNIDAKRDWGHARDYVRAMWLMLQQETPDDYVVATGVTTTVRDMCRIAFDHVGLDMDKHVVIDPAFYRPAEVDILLGDSSKARAKLGWAPATELTALIKEMVDADLVRVKAENAAAAKA; the protein is encoded by the coding sequence ATGTCGAAGCGGGCGTTGATTACCGGCATCACGGGTCAGGACGGAGCCTATCTCTCGCAACTGCTGCTGGAGAAGGGCTACGAGGTTCACGGGGTGATCCGGCGGTCGTCGCACCGCGGGGTCGAGGATCACCGGCTGCGCTGGCTCGGCGTCGCCCACAAGGTCAAGCTGCACGACGGCGATCTCGGCGACCTCTCCAGCCTGCTGCGGATCGTGCAGGACACCCGCCCGGACGAGATCTACAATCTCGCGGCGCAGTCTTTCGTGGCTTCGTCGTGGCGCCAGCCGGTGCTGACGGCCAACATCACCGCGGTGGGCGTGACCAACATGCTGGAGGCGATGCGGATCGAGGCCCCGCAGGCGCGGTTCTACCAGGCTTCCTCCTCGGAGATGTATGGCCTGATCCAGGAGCCGATGCAGCGTGAGACGACGCCGTTCTATCCGCGCTCGCCCTATGCTGTGGCCAAGCTCTACGGGCACTGGATCACGGTGAACTACCGCGAGAGCTTCGGGCTTCACGCCTCCTCGGGCATATTGTTCAACCATGAGAGCCCGCTGCGCGGCATCGAATTCGTGACCCGCAAGGTCAGCGACGGGGTGGCGCGGATCAAGCTGGGGCTGGCGCAGGAGTTGCGGCTCGGCAACATCGACGCCAAGCGGGACTGGGGCCATGCCCGGGACTACGTGCGGGCGATGTGGCTGATGCTGCAGCAGGAGACGCCGGACGATTATGTGGTGGCGACCGGGGTGACGACGACGGTTCGCGACATGTGCCGGATCGCCTTCGATCACGTCGGGCTGGACATGGACAAGCATGTCGTGATCGACCCGGCGTTCTACCGGCCGGCGGAGGTCGACATATTGCTGGGCGACTCGTCCAAGGCGCGCGCCAAGCTTGGATGGGCGCCCGCGACCGAACTCACCGCCCTGATCAAGGAAATGGTCGACGCCGACCTCGTGAGGGTGAAGGCCGAAAACGCCGCCGCCGCGAAGGCTTGA
- a CDS encoding NAD-dependent epimerase/dehydratase family protein, with translation MAGFQRILLTGGGGFVGSYLAPLLTQAYPDAQKAMLALGEDRVAAAPCGGWTLARGDLLDAPAIEAIVSALRPDLVVHLAGQASIGTALGAAEQTWRANLHGSFNLAAALARHTPETTLLFASSASVYGASLLDGPATENAPLRPLDAYGRSKVAAEGALADVLGPRSRLLIARPVNHSGPRQSEKFFVLSSFAAQIAAMESGRAPPLLHVGDLSKTRDFLDVRDVVSAYMAMIDNAAKMPERVNCFNVASGEPHPIGYFLDGLRRESHTAFETVVEAHLLRPSTIDIPVISCDATKLRKLTGWRQRHSVDDMLKSLLDYWRSVESARA, from the coding sequence ATGGCGGGCTTCCAGAGGATATTGTTGACCGGCGGCGGGGGGTTCGTGGGCTCCTATCTCGCCCCCCTGCTGACGCAGGCCTATCCGGATGCGCAAAAGGCGATGCTGGCCCTGGGCGAGGACCGGGTGGCCGCGGCTCCTTGCGGCGGTTGGACCCTTGCGCGCGGCGATCTTCTCGACGCCCCGGCGATCGAGGCGATCGTTTCGGCCCTGCGCCCGGATCTCGTGGTGCATCTCGCCGGACAGGCGTCGATCGGCACGGCGCTGGGCGCAGCCGAGCAGACCTGGCGCGCCAATCTGCACGGCTCCTTCAACCTCGCCGCCGCGCTGGCGCGCCACACCCCCGAAACGACGCTGTTGTTCGCCTCCAGCGCCTCCGTCTACGGCGCGAGCCTCCTGGACGGACCTGCGACCGAGAACGCGCCATTGCGTCCGCTCGACGCCTATGGACGCTCCAAAGTCGCGGCCGAGGGCGCGCTGGCGGATGTTCTCGGGCCGCGGTCGCGCCTGCTGATCGCGCGGCCGGTCAACCATTCCGGCCCCCGGCAAAGCGAGAAATTCTTCGTGCTCTCGTCCTTTGCAGCGCAGATCGCCGCAATGGAGTCCGGTCGGGCTCCGCCGCTCCTGCATGTCGGCGATCTTTCCAAGACCCGCGACTTTCTCGACGTCCGCGACGTGGTCTCGGCCTATATGGCCATGATCGACAACGCCGCGAAAATGCCCGAGCGGGTCAATTGCTTCAATGTCGCTTCCGGCGAACCCCATCCGATCGGCTATTTTCTCGACGGCCTTCGCCGGGAGTCGCATACGGCTTTCGAGACCGTGGTCGAGGCCCATCTGCTGCGGCCCTCGACCATAGACATCCCTGTCATCTCCTGCGACGCCACCAAGCTGCGCAAGCTCACGGGATGGCGCCAGCGCCATTCCGTCGACGACATGCTGAAATCCTTGCTTGATTATTGGCGCAGCGTCGAAAGCGCGCGCGCATGA